From the Triticum urartu cultivar G1812 chromosome 4, Tu2.1, whole genome shotgun sequence genome, the window aagaaagatgcctttataagagcgtgttcttctagttcctatgaaaataaagatgaagatctaaaagttattgatgtgtcccctattaaatctttatttttcaatatgaatcttaataatgatgggactgaatatgatccacctttacctagaaggcgttccaagaattcagaatttgttgatcttgatgctaaaattgataaaagtgagattgaagaaattaaaaccctagatgttgctaaacccactattatggatttcaaggaatttaactatgaaaattgctctttgattgattgtatttccttgttgcaatctgtgctaaattctcctcacgcttatagtcaaaataaagcgtttactaaacatatcattgatgccttgatgcaatcttatgaagaaaaacttgaattggaagtttctatccctagaaagctttatgatgagtgggaaccaactattaaaattaaaattaaagatcatgaatgctatgctttatgtgatttgggtgctagtgtttccacgattccaaagactttgtgtgatttgttaggtttccgtgattttgatgattgctctctaaacttgcaccttgcggattccactattaagaaacctatgggaagaattaatgatgttattattgttgcaaataggaattatgtgcccgtagattttattgttcttgacatagattgcaatccctcatgtcctattattcttggtagacctttccttagaacgattggtgcaattattgatatgaaggaaggaaatattagattccaattttcATTAAGAAAAGGCAtgtaacactttcctagaaaaaattaaattaccttatgaatctattatgagagccacttatggattgcctaccaaagatggcaatacctagatctatcattgcttgttattcctagctaggggcgttaaacgatagcgcttgttgcgaggcaacccaattttatttttattccttgatttttcctcctgtttagtaataaataatttttctatcctatgttttggttgtgttttttgtgtttaattagtgtttgtgccaagtagaaccgttgggaagacttggagaaagtcttgttgaacttgctgtaaaaaaacagaaactttagcgctaaCGAGAACTGTTGTAATTTTgttttggaaagtgatatttagttaattatttttgcatatgattaatagataaattactcacatccagaaatttattttagaatttttggggttccagatcttgcgctagctacagattactatagactattctatttttgacagattctgtttttcgtgtgttgtttgcttattttgatgaatctatggctagtaaaatagtttataaaccatagagaagttggaatactgtaggtataacaccaatataactaaagaatgagttcattacagtaccttgaagtgatcttttgttttctttcgctaacggagctcacgagattttctactttaagttttgtgttgtgaagttttcaagttttgggtaaagatttgatgaattatggaacaaggagtgccaagagcctaagcttgaggatgcccatggcacccccaagataatctaaggacacctaaaagccaaagcttggggatgccccggaaggcatcccctctttcgtctacttctatcggtaactttacttggagctatatttttattcgccacatgatatgtgttttgcttggagcgtcttgtatgatttgagtctttgcttgttagtttaccacaataatccttgctgtacacaccttttgagagagccatacatgatttggaatttgttagaatactctgtgtgcttcgcttatatcttttgagttatataattttgctctagtacttcacttatatcttttagagcacggtggtggatttgttttatagaaactattgatctctcatgcttcacttagattattttgagagtcttaatagcatggtaatttgcttaaaatcctaatatgctaagtattcaaagttagtaaaattttcttaagagtgttctgaatactaagagaagtttgatgcttgatgattgttttgagatatggaggtaataatatcaaagtcgtgccagttgagtagttgtgaaattgagaaatacttgtgttgaagtttgcaagtcccgtagcatgcacgtatggtaaacgttatgcaacaaatttgaaacatgaggtgttatttgattgtcctccttatgagtggcggtcggggacgagcgatggtcttttcctaccaatctaacccctaggagcatgcgcgtagtaccgaggtttttgatgacttgtagatttttgcaataagtatgtgagttctttatcactaatgttgagtccatggattatacacactctcacccttccatccttgctagcctcttcgataccgtgcattgccttttctcacattgagagttggcgcaaacttcgccggtgcatccaaaccccgtgatatgatacgctctttcacacataaacctccttatatcctcctcaaaatagccaccatacctacctattatggcatttccatagccattccaagatatattgccatgcaactttccatcattccgttcatcatgacacattcatcattgtcatattgcttagcatgatcatgtagttgacatagtatttgtggcaaagccaccattcataattctttcatacatgtcactcttggtccattgcatatcccagtacaccgccggaggcattcatatagagtcatcttttgttctagtatcgagttgtaatcattgagttgtaaataaatagaagtgtgatgatcatcattttctagagcattgtcccaagtgaggaataaaaaaatgaaggaaaaagagagaagggacaatgttactatcctttgccacacttgtgcttcaaagtagcaccataatcttcatgttagagagtctcttgttttgtcactttcatatactagtgggaatttttcattatagaacttggcttgtatattccaacaatgggcctcctgaagtgccctaggtcttcatgagcaagcaagttggatgcacatccactagtttttttttgttgagctttcatacatttatagctctagtgcatccgttgcatggcaatccctactctttggattaacatcaatcggtgggcatctccatagcccattgattagcctcgttgatgtgagactttctccctttttgtcttctccacataacccccctcattatattctattccacccatagtgctatgtccatggctcgcgctcatatattgcgtgaaagtttataggtttgagattactaaagtatgcaacaattgcttggcttgtcatcggggttgtgcatgatgagagcattcttgtgtgacgaaaatgaaacatgactaaaccatatgattttgtagggataaactttctttggccatgttattttgagaagacataattgcttagttagtatgcttgaagtattattatttttatgtcaatatgaacttttgtcttgaatcttttggatctgaatattcataccacaattaagaagaattacattaaaattatgccaagtagcactccgcatcaaaaattctgtttttatcatttacctactcgaggacgagcaggaattaagcttggggatgcttgatacgtctccaacgtatctataatttttgattgctccatgctatattatatactgttttggacattattgggctttattatccacttttatattatttttgggactaacctattaaccggaggcccatcccagaattgctgttttttgcctgtttcagggtttcgaagaaaaggaatatcaaacggagtccaaacggaatgaaaccttcgggaacgtgattttctcaacgaacaagacccaggagacttggaccctacgtcaagaaagaaaagaggaggccacgaggtagggggcgcacctgcctaccccaggcgcgccctccatcctcgtgggccccttattgctccaccgacgtactccttcctcctatatatatccacgtaccctcaaacgatcagatacggagccaaaaccataattccaccgccgtaactttctgtatccacgagatcccatcttggggcctgttccgcagctccgccggagggggcatcgatcacggagggcttctacatcaacaccatagccccttcgatgaagtgtgagtagtttacctcagacctacgggtccatagttagtagctagatgtctttttctctctttttggacCTCAATACAATGTTtttcccctctcttgtggagatctattcgatgtaatcttctttttgcggtgtgtttgttgagaccgatgaattgtgggtttatgatcaagtctatctatgaataatatttgaattttctctgaattcttttatgtatgattggttatttttgcaagtctcttcgaattatcagtttggtttggcctactagattgatctgtcttgcaatgggagaagtgcttagctttgggttcaatcttgcggtgtcctttcccagtgacagtaggggcagcaaggcatgtactgtattgttgccatcgaggataacaagatgggggtttcttcatattgcatgagtctatccctctacatcatgtcatcttgcttaaggcgttactctgtttttaacttaatactctagatgcatgctggatagcggtcaatgagtggagtaatagtagtagatgcaggcaggagtcggtctacttgtctcggacgtgatgcctatatacatgatcatacctagatattctcataactatgctcaattctgtcaaatgctcaacagtaatttgttcacccaccgtagaatacttatgctctcgagagaagccactagtgaaacctatggccccgggtctatctttatcatattgctctcctactacttagttatttcctttgctatttactttgcctttattttactttgcatctttatcataaaaatatcaaaaatattatcttaccatatctatcagactcactctcgtaagtggccttatagggactgacaacccctatttgcgttggttgcgaggatttatttgttttgtgcaggtacgagggactcgcgcgtagcctcctactggattgataccttggttctcaaaaactgagagaaatacttacgctactttgctgcatcatcccttcctctttggggaaaaccaacgcagtgctcaagagttAGCATttggcactaggttaataggttagttctcaaaaatgatataaaattacATATAAAGTATATAAGAttggtaatataatagcatggaacaatcaaaaattataaatacgttgaagacgtatcagaTATCACAAAAAAGGTGGTAATGTCCAATCCCTCTCTCTGAAAGTAAGATTGGAGTGCTTGCTGGTAACATGGTAAAAATGGATGACTAGTGATAATCTTGGTGGGGTATCTCTAGTCCACTTGCATGGAAAGTGTACAGTGATATGAGACAATATGATGTGCTTCATCGTATCGTACATTGTATGATCTCTGCAGAGTTAAATCTATTCGAATTGCTGTGTCCATGATCATGGACAAGTCGGTATAAGTTACACTATTTGGTCATTGTTGAACTTGGAGGCTTCAATTGAAATAAAAGAGCAGGTAACCTAAATCAAGAAAGATTGTTGAGTAGGTGAAATCGATATGAGCTGTGATGTTGAGAAATACATGTATGAGCCATGGAATGGCTATGGTAAGATCGGTCCTAGCAACCATGAAAGTTTGTTTGTGATCTTGGAATGATCATAACAAACATTCGTTCATTATACATTTATACGTGTGTATGCTTTATCTTCATACTTGCGAGATAAGTTATGGCATGCCATGATAGCTAGAATTGCTATGATCATGTTAAATGCCACATATTCCTTTGCATGTTGATATATGTTGTTTGGTTCTTGAGAGTAATTTTTGAAGTACATACTGACATTGTTGTTTTGGCCAGATTCAACCGAGGTATCGTCTTCCCCTACGTGAAGTCGGAGAGTTGGTTTTCTAGGAGATTTTTTCAGCCAGTTCCATGTGGATTGGTGTCTAGCCTTTAGCCATTGGAACCCTAGTTTAGTCATCCGTTATAAGCTCTACTCCCTTCGTTTCatattactcgtcgcagaaatgaatgtatctagaactaaaatacatctagatacatccatacctgcgacaagtaattcggaacggatgGAGTACTTGTCAAGACCACTCTATCTTGACACTGTCTCACTTCCAGACCGTCCGTAGATGCAGCAGTTCCATGTGGATGCGGTAGGCATACTTTGTACTGGAATTTGGCTTGTAAAAAGAATTAGGATTAACTTGATACTTGTGCGCAAGAATTAGGATTAACAAATGCATTTAATTCCAGTAGATAGTGTACATAAGGACGTAGTCTCACTTCCCGTTTCCGAACCGGGCAAAGTTCCGAAGTTCATTTTGTAAGATAGATACCCAGGATCTATCGTCAATTTACCGCCCGGCAGTTGACCCTGATCTCCCCGTACGCCCCCGTGAGCACACCGAGATTGCCCAACTTCACCATGGCGGCCGCGAAGTCGCTGCCGAACTGATCATTGTTGGACGCGTAGCTCCTGACCAGACCGTCCGTGGAGCCGCCGTCGTACAGCGCCTGGTCGGAGTGGAGCAGCCCCATATGGGTGAGGAGGCCGGAGAAGTAGCTGTTGTCGAAGTAGTCGGGCGAGGACGCGTCGAGAGGCGCGAGGTTGCCGTCGTTGCCACCGCTCTGTGGGCAGTCCCCTCGCAGCGACGCCGCGAAGGTCCCGTCGATGTCGGTGTCGGCGTAGATCCGGTTTCGGTAATTCTGGCATTGCGCCCGGCCGATGGTGTGCCCCCCTGCAGCAATGTGGATTCACGTGGTGATCGATCGGTCGAGGCATTATCGACAGAGCTGTACCGGAGATCTATCGACGCGTCGCTCTCGCATTTCGCTTTCCAGTGTACGTTGTGATAGAGAACATGATTGCGTGGTGATCTTCTTCTTTTGAATTTGGAGCAGAGCATGGTGGTGAATGAATTATGAGGTTGTTGGGCCTGAGTGACCGCTCGAGTGACGATCAGGTTCTCAAGCAAAAAGGTGATTGATGGCTCGTGCAAGCCTTGTCTGGTCGGCAAAAGGAAAGGTGGTGACAAGCGCAGGGACGAGAGTCATCGATCACCATGTTAAATTCAGGGGACGCAGGCAAAACGCTGGCGTGTCAGTTGGCCGTTGCTATGATCAGTGATGGATGCACAACTCCATCATTAACTAGGTAGGTACACCAGACGAAGCAGCCAGGTCTTTTGAGAAAAAGGAGTCATAATGGAACAAAAAAGCCTACATGTATCGTATAGCTAGCCATGCATACGTGCGCAGCGCACTTGGTTGTATGCCGGACATGCTTCCCAATCTAACAGTGTCACTGACTCTTGTATGTGATCTATCAATGCATGCATGTCTCCGGGTAATTTGTCTAGTAGTATCATGGCTATCAGCTGTGTGCAGGCAAGGCAGCGCATTTTACCTGAGAGAGCAACCATGTCGGTGCTGCTTAATCCCTTCTTGGAGAAAGCGGCGAGGAGATCATTGAGGTTGGAGTTGGGGCCGGGGAGGTCACTGTTGGCCAAGGATGCACTTGCGCTGGTGGCGTCCCTCCTCCCAAGTAGAACCGTCCATGATGGCCCCCCTAGCTGCGCAGGAGTACTCGTTGTCACTTGCTACATGTACTTCCATTCCGCCCATGGAACGACCGGTATTTTCTTTCACTCAAGCGCGAGAAGGTACTAATAGAGAGCTGTAAATTTAGGCTTTAGCTTACGTGGACGACGGCGTCGCGGGCAGCGACGGCGAGGATGTCGGCGCAGGAGACGGTCCCCGGGCAAATCAGCTCCAGCAGCAGCTTGATCCTGTCAATCACCTCGAAGCCGCGCAGCGACCCTGCGTTCGGCCCCGCCCCCTTCTCACCGGTGAAGCTGGGCGTGTCGTCGAGCAGCACGGACGCGTCGCACCCCTAGCGTACAGGTACAGACATGCATCCACCATCAAACAAGTTCACTACAATATTGAAAGAGGACCAAGGGAATAGCAGAGGAAGATCTTGAGGACTTGCTTGCACAAAGCAGTCGTGGAAGTAAAGCCGGAGAAGGGAGGCGCCCATGCGGCGGTCGAGCAGCACCGCCGTCGCCACGGTTGTCCTGATGGTGAGAAGCGCCGCGGGGCAAGAAGAACCGTAGTAGTCCTCCGACAGCTGCGCGTTCGCTACCGCGGCACAAGTTGCTGCGAGGAGCAAGAGAAAAGGTGGGAGACGAATACTGGCACGAGCCATGAGAGATCTAAGTGTCTCAAGCCTCACCTTTCGGCTTTGGGATAACCCTCCGCGATGCAGTCCAAAGCATATTTATAGGCAACAACTTGAGGAATTACAGGCATGTACTACTAGCTCTTATGTCTGCAGGTTAGGACTTTATCATTTATTTACTCTGTATATATGCAGATTATTTCCGGTGTAAGCATTTTCAGTGCGGATACACGTAGCCATATTTTTTGTTAAAAAGAATGCAACACGGCAAAAAAAAATCATTTTGGGCAATGCGGATAAACATAACACACATTTTCTTAAATATTAAGGGCCCTTTTATTAACTGAAACAGCAGCATCAAGTAGATACAACTCATGATGATCAACACCCGGTCTCTGCATCGCTAAGATGCACACAGCGAAAACCAACAGTCTgacaaaaaaaatgaaaaccaaCAAATCGGCAAAAGAATGCTCCCTTAAAACCCTGTTTTGGGATCTCTTTGAGATCTGATAGCAACAAGATGATACAATTGCTCAAGTCTGGGGTGGGAAAAATTTGCACCTTGGATGAGCTCACTATGTCTAGGTGGTCCAAGTTGATTGATTTAGTCAAGGACTGTACCTTCTCCACTAGTAGAGATCAACcattttttttgggggggggggggggtcttctGAAATAAAAGATTTCATCTAGAAAATCAAAGTCCCACCTATTATACATGTGTTCCTTTGGCTTATCTTTAATAACAAAGGCTTGGCTAGGGATAACCTGGCCAGGAGGAGACATGTAGATGATGCTTCCTGTGTCTTTTGTAGTGATCCTGAAACTATTCAACATTTGTTCTTTGAGTTTATTGTTGCAAAAGAAACTTGGTCTGTTATTGTTAATAGTGTCGGTATTTCTATACCCAATTCTTTTATTTCTTTGAAGCCTCTTTGGAAGCAAAAGAAGAAATTTGAGGCTGTTAATCTAGTCCCTTCCGCCACCTTGTGGGGCTTATGACTTCTGCAAAATGATTTTGTGTTTCATGGACAAAAATGGCGAAGCATACGCGGCATCCTAGCTC encodes:
- the LOC125553890 gene encoding peroxidase 70-like, which translates into the protein MARASIRLPPFLLLLAATCAAVANAQLSEDYYGSSCPAALLTIRTTVATAVLLDRRMGASLLRLYFHDCFVQGCDASVLLDDTPSFTGEKGAGPNAGSLRGFEVIDRIKLLLELICPGTVSCADILAVAARDAVVHLGGPSWTVLLGRRDATSASASLANSDLPGPNSNLNDLLAAFSKKGLSSTDMVALSGGHTIGRAQCQNYRNRIYADTDIDGTFAASLRGDCPQSGGNDGNLAPLDASSPDYFDNSYFSGLLTHMGLLHSDQALYDGGSTDGLVRSYASNNDQFGSDFAAAMVKLGNLGVLTGAYGEIRVNCRAVN